The genome window AAGCACATGCACGAATTTACCGTAGTCGTACTCGGCAATTTCATCCACAATCGTTACGTTATCCCGCTTTAGCTCCTCTACTAGGGCTACCAGGTTCTCCACCCGATAGTTGATCATGAAGAGCTTGGTCGATGGCTTGACATAGTCTGACTCTTTGGGGAATGAGCACCAGGACGTGGAGCCTTTTTGGTCAGGATTCTCCGCCTGCCGCCACTCGAAGGTCGTACCGTACTCGCCGATCGGTAAGCCCAGGTTTTTGGCGTACCACCCGTTCATGGCCTTCGGATTCTCACATTGAAAGAATATACCGCCCAGGCCCGTTACTTTTTTCATCGGGGTCGACGGGTTAGTGAATTGGGATATTCCTTGGTGAGCCTTTACAGATCAAATGAATGGGGCGTTGGTCGCTGCTGAGCATTGACGCAACCCTCACCCGGCGCTCATCACTCAACTGTTACACCATCAGAACAGCCACTAAGTCCAGTTCAGCAGCTACTCCAACAGGCTCAGCAATTAGCCGACGACGAAGCCAAGCGGGAACAGGTACCGAACGAATTGTTTACATCATTCGACAATCGATTGAAGGTCATCGAAAAGAAGCTAAATTCGGTTGTGTTCTTTTTTCAGCAGTCAGCGAATGTATTAGCTAATATTGTTCCGGTTCAGCCTGGAGTAGATCCTACTCCGTTAGTTGAATCAACTGCTAAGGAGCAGACGACAAGAGCTAAACTCGTTCGGCTGGTTGACGCTTACGTAACGATCACAAAAACCAAACATCAGACACGTAGGAACTGGCTGTATACAAAGTTGACTGCTGAATATGATTTCGATGCTTACGCCTATGGCAAAGGGCAGAAAGACCCGAACTACCTGGATATCGCCGAAGAACATGGCCAGCTTGAAAATCTGTACACGATAGCGGACCAGGCACTGAGACCGAAGTCATAATTCCTGCTATGTTAGAACGGTAGACAAATCCCGGTTCAATTGAATCGGGATTTGTCTTGGATTAAAACTTAACACTCACACAGAACAGCGCATTATTCAGGCAATACATATAGTTTTTCACTGCGTGCTCACTGCCTTTTGCTCACGAAGTTGATCAATTCAAGTTTCGATTAACAGGTATCAGGGGAGTGATGATAGGGGTCATCATCCTGATCGTCAAAGTCATCCTCATCATTCGAAGGTTCGCCACCAATAAACGAGTTGACGGCATCTGTCTGAATCGTTTCAAAATCTTTAGGAACATCAGCTATGATCATCCAGCCGCTTACATCCTTGGCAACATCAGTCTCCCACTCAATATTATTATTGATCTCCTGAGCCCGGGTCCATCCGGAAATAGCCTCGTCATCGAAATCGCCATACCGTTCGCAATGCCAGTAAAACATCCCCTTTTGAAGGAAGTAACAGCCGGGAACTGATCCATGTCCGTCTATGCCAAGGATCATTGAGTAGTCGTTGCCGAACTGCTCTTCGTGTAAATCAGGCGGTATTAGTGTTGCAGGATACCATTTGCCAAGTTCAATATCAGTACTGGGTAAAGGTGCCATAGTAGGTTTAGTTCTAGCCTCACAATGTACTCAATTCAATAGAATGACAAAACGGGTCTAACAGATTAGAACACATCCTAGGCAGCTTAATTTCAGTCAAACTTGGCTTAACCAACGAGTGAGAAAAGGATTGTTCTCGTGATATAAGTCTTAGATGGAAATAGACGAGCCTAGACGACCTTAGGCCGGATTCCCGTCTATAGACGGCGACACCTTGTCTAAATATGGTGTGGATAGAAGAGTAAACGCCCGGTCAGTTTTGAGCCGGGCGTTTTTGTGAGTATAGTCTCAATTTTAGGCGTTCAATGAAGTTGATCCGGCTCTAATACCGAATCAATCAAGTATACCGAATAGTAAAATTACACGCAACGCGAACCGGACTCTGCCAGTAAAGAAGCGCAGGTGGTTACCTTTAATTGACTGTCAGCCTGATAGAGTATATTCCCACTCCCGAGCTTGATCGCGATTGTCTTTTAATCCTGTAAACCAACGTAGACTCCTATGAAACCAAGTATCCTTTTGTTCGTCCTGCTGCTGAGTACGCCACTATTGGCTCAAGACCTTACCAACTATGTTGCAAATACGGCCAATGCTAATTCACCTGGTACATTTAATACGCTGGTAGGTCCCCAAACAGGCAATCCAACCATGGTCGGTGCCTATAACGTTTTTATTGGCGATAGCGCGGGTAACAAAAACTCTACGGGGGTATACAATTCCTTTTTGGGAGCCAGTGCAGGCTCGCAAAACACGGGAGGTGGTGCAAATACATTTATAGGCTACAATGCCGGGCAGGCTAACCTATTCGGGTCTGAGAACACCTTTATGGGGGCTGGTGCGGGACTCTACAATCAATCCGGGGCCGAAAATACGTTTGTTGGCTATAGGGCTGGATACAATGCAACCACGACTAATGCCAATACGTTTATTGGCTATCAAGCCGGTTATAGTACTAGCTCGGCAAATAGCAATGTGGGAAACGTTTTTGTCGGTTGGAAAGCCGGCCTTAGTAATACGACTGGTATAGCCAATGTGTTTATAGGCAGCGAGGCAGGTTTCAACAGTACAACCGGCCAAGGTAACATGTTTTTAGGTCAGCAGGCTGGCGGAGCAAATACTACCGGCAACTACAACCTATTTGTGGGTAACTCTTCGGGTAGCGCTACTACTACTGGCGTAGGAAACACCGCCGTCGGTGACGGATCACTCCTGGGCAACACCACCGGTCAGCGCAACACGGCTATTGGTCAGTATACGGGGGGCAATAGCCGGGGAGACTACAATGTGTTTATTGGCTTTGTGGCGGATGTAGTCCCCGGCAATTCAGAAATCACCCACGCGGTGGCCATCGGACCGTATGCCCAAGTCAGCCAGAGTAACAGCATTATATTGGGTGCTTCTAACGCCAGTGTAGGCATAGGTAACACATCGCCCACGACTAAGCTGCACGTCACTACAGGCACAGCGAATACGTCTGGTTTACGCTTAGAGAATCTGCCCATCAGTTCTACCGCTACCGGCGGGCAAACCAAGTTCCTTACCGTCGACGGTAGTGGTAATGTGATTCTGGGCAGCCTAAACGGCTCGGCTCGGGAGGGTGCTACGGATGCGCTCTGGCAGCGGAAGGGATCATTCTTGCAGAGCACCAACGGTGAATCGATCATTATTGGTCAGGGCGTGGATAAGACGCCAGCAGACTACAATCTGTTTGTGAGCAAAGGTATTTTGACCGAGAAGGTGAAAGTAGCCGTAAAGAACACCTCGGATTGGAGCGATTACGTCTTCAAGCCAGGTTATGCGTTGCAACCCCTGGC of Spirosoma agri contains these proteins:
- a CDS encoding VOC family protein produces the protein MKKVTGLGGIFFQCENPKAMNGWYAKNLGLPIGEYGTTFEWRQAENPDQKGSTSWCSFPKESDYVKPSTKLFMINYRVENLVALVEELKRDNVTIVDEIAEYDYGKFVHVLDPEGNIIELWEPVNESEVE
- a CDS encoding autotransporter outer membrane beta-barrel domain-containing protein; translated protein: MKPSILLFVLLLSTPLLAQDLTNYVANTANANSPGTFNTLVGPQTGNPTMVGAYNVFIGDSAGNKNSTGVYNSFLGASAGSQNTGGGANTFIGYNAGQANLFGSENTFMGAGAGLYNQSGAENTFVGYRAGYNATTTNANTFIGYQAGYSTSSANSNVGNVFVGWKAGLSNTTGIANVFIGSEAGFNSTTGQGNMFLGQQAGGANTTGNYNLFVGNSSGSATTTGVGNTAVGDGSLLGNTTGQRNTAIGQYTGGNSRGDYNVFIGFVADVVPGNSEITHAVAIGPYAQVSQSNSIILGASNASVGIGNTSPTTKLHVTTGTANTSGLRLENLPISSTATGGQTKFLTVDGSGNVILGSLNGSAREGATDALWQRKGSFLQSTNGESIIIGQGVDKTPADYNLFVSKGILTEKVKVAVKNTSDWSDYVFKPGYALQPLAQVEQYIQTHAHLPGVPSAKEMVEQGNDLHKTDAKLLEKIEELTLYSIQLEKQLQANDKKHQAEIDELKQLVKQLVDKK